Within Topomyia yanbarensis strain Yona2022 chromosome 2, ASM3024719v1, whole genome shotgun sequence, the genomic segment ATATCGGTAAGTTTTAAACCCCTCCGATCAATCCCTTTCGAAAGATCTAAATATCGTATAAACTCTCCCACAGATCTGGTTGTCATCGGTCGTTGGGATAAGTTACCATTGCGCACTCTGGAGAACGAGCTGATAAATCGTGGCATTGCTGAATCGATGTCGGTTCGGGTCCTGGATAAGGCGTCGGTTCCCATTGTTAAACTGACCGACCGGGAAACCCAGGTCAAGGTGGACATCTCATTTAACATGCAATCCGGTGTTCAGTCGGCCGAATTGATTAAGGATTTCAAGCGGAAGTACCCGGTTCTGGCTAAGCTGGTACTGGTACTGAAGCAGTTTCTGCTGCAACGGGATCTGAACGAGGTGTTTACCGGGGGTATTTCCTCCTACTCGCTGATTCTGATGTGTATTAGCTTCCTGCAGCTGCACCCACGAGCCAATCTGAATCAGACCACTAATCTCGGGGTGTTGCTGTTGGAGTTTCTGGAACTATACGGTAGAAAGTTTAACTATATGAAGACTGGTAAGTTTTGTTCGCATAATATCGTCAAACCGACACAAACAATTGCATTTGTTTCGTAGGAATAAGTGTTAAAAACGGTGGCCGGTATATACCAAAAGAGGAGCTACAGCGAGAGATGATAGACGGTCATAGACCTAGCTTGTTGTGCATTGAAGACCCTTTGACGCCCGGCAACGATATCGGGCGATCGTCCTACGGTAAGTATCTGCAGTTTCGACGTGATTCATTTCTAGAATAACACATTATTTATTGATTCACCAGGTGCCCTCCAAGTGAAGCAAGCCTTCGAGTACGCGTACATCGTGCTCATGCAGGCCGTTTCCCCGCTAAACAAATTCCTCAACGACTGCAACCGGCAAAGTATCCTGGGGCGAATAATCCGCGTCACCGATGAGGTGATCGATTACCGCAAGTGGATCAAGGAAACTTTCGAATCAAGACTGATAGCGGCTCAAACCATTGTTCCCACGATCCTGAACGATCCGCTCAACCCGCATATTCCACTACACCTCCAgccacagcagcagcagcagcagcatcaacTGCAACCGGGCCACCAACAACACCCACAGATAATCTACACCCGACGGCGGAACAGTTTATCCAGTGTGGACACCTCCGAGGAAAGCATGGACAGCGACGGGGACTCGAACTCGGTGTCGCGGGATATTTCACCGACGAGCATAAACCGATCGCCGGAATTGGTTCACGATATGCACCATCCGAACGGTACTAGCGGGGGTGGGGGCGGTACTGTGGTGGTGCTTACTTCGCACATCCCACAGCAGCACCCGCACGAGGTGCTCATAGAGGAAAATAATGTGATCAACTTGGCGATGGCCCAGCAGCAGGCTCTGGATGGTATCAACGAGAATCAGATGATCAGTTATAATGTGAGTACCTATGAAGACGTTTCTTTTCGTCTGTCTGAAAAAATTATGATCTCTCCTTCCGTGTGTCTGTTGTTCGTCTTCGTCAGTCTGTCTCACGTTCTCGGAATGCACCGTCTTTGAATACTGCACCGTCTCGAATGACTTTGTTGGTTGTTTCGAGCATATGCGTGGCGGCTAAACTCTTCCATTTTTTCAACTCTTTAAGCTTCTTATTTTGTTGTGCGGTGTTCTGAGCATATCATCCTTCTCTACTCTCTGGTTTAGTTGATCTGCGTCCTTCCAGAAAAGTGAGATTGCTGCAAACATTTATTTTGATAGGCTAAACTGCTTATTTGTATCTCGGGCATTGGCGAATAGTTGGATGGTGATACAATTCTGGCAACTGGATCGGAGCATCGAACACGTGTAAGATCATAATTAAAGTATCCAATGTAGAGCTTCTGGTTCGTAAAGTATTAACGAGTAGAAGCGTGAAGTTTAGACTGATCTTCATGTGTTGCGAGAACATGGTTATGCAGAAAGTCGGAAGGAGCGCAGATGTATTTACTCTTTTCCCGTCTTTATTCCGTGTTATTCGCTGTACACATATCAATCTCTGGGTCGTTGCATAGTATGTGTTTGGATGGACTTGATGGCATTTCCTACAGGCACCATCTTCAGCCTTTACTTACTTGACCAAATAAGCCATAATAGAGCAATTACCTATTAGTAGATCAGTGATTACCTTTAGTCCGTGTTCACGTGAAGCGAGGAATTCTTTAGTTCTTCTCTTTTAGCTTTGAATAAATAGTCTTGATTGCGAACAGAGTGGTATGGCATCAAAGTGTTTGCCTTTCATACCTTGCTTCCGAGCTTTTCCTTAAGATTGATAGGTCCAAATCCAAACGATGGCTTAGGACCTATGAAACGAGAGGAAGTTCGTCAAGTGCGTGAGCAGGTAATTGGTAGCCTTATCCATCAGAATTTGCTGGAAGTAATAGACGATTTTGAAATCAAGGTTACAAGGCCTTCTTAACCCGACTTGGCTATATAGATGAATTAGAATTCCTTGCCCTTTGGGTCATTTCTTAGCAGATACACAGGTGTCAACTGCATATACCTCTGCTCGAAAGACTAACGATAGAGAACCTAAAATCTTGTTAAACCTATAGTAAAGACCACAGCCCCCTGTTCCCACACCACAGTTTCAGTTGAGTCATCAGTATAATACTCTAGGGCGTCTTCAGGAACTGTAACAACCTCGAATGTAAGATCAAAGACTTTCCTTATCGGCATACTATCAATGAATGTGCAACTCTTCCGACACAAGGTCCAATATTTTAAGGTGCCCCGTAAACCCCCGGTAAATACCAACAGAAATTATTCATACGCAAGGCACTATGTGCTGTTTCCTTTTTAATAAGGACATGTAATGGTGCCAGATTTAGCATTGCTTCCAAGGCAATTGTTAGGACCGATTTGATTGCCCATGTGATTGCTAGACAAGCCACCCTGTAACTTCAATAGTTACAAAcatacttttttgtttttcactttGGGTCATCACATCATTAAAGCATATGCAAACCATTGGTCTGATAAATGACGTGTATCATCAGTTCGTCAATTTGGTATGAATCCCAATTTTTCCCCCATAGTCGACAAACCATTATGCATTTTAACGTCTTTTCCTTAGTTCTTTGGATATGCAGATTCCTCAACAGTTTACTCTCTATTATTACCCAAAGAAATGTACCTGCGTAGCAAATTCAATAGTGGTTCCAATAATGATAGATGGTTTTAGTTTGAGTTAAGATTCTCACTTTTGTACCATTTTACAAGTTTAGAGCAGCTTGAGTACGATTCATCCTTGCCCCTAACGGCGATGACAATGTCGTCTGCGTGGAATCCGCTACATACTTCATATCCCAGACCTTCCAGTTCGCTCAGGAATGCGTCCACTATCCAGCAGAAGGGGTGACAGTACTCCTCCTTGAGGACCGCTTCTAGTGGTTGTCATGATTATTGTCACCTTCCAGCGACGCTGTCAAAGTCCGGCAACAAAACATTTCAGTTATCCATTCAACTGTGGAACGCAATATCCTCTTTGATTTAGAAGCACGCTGACTCGATTCGATAGCAGTATTTTCGATCGCTCCCCCAATGCCGATTAGGAGCGATATTGCGATTTCTCGGATTTGCCAGGTTGACAGGCAAATTGTTTATTATTCAGTGGATACCTTCTTATGTGCGAATTTAATATCTCTTCCATACCTTTTAAAAGAAAAGACATAATTCTATTTGGACTGGACTCTCTAGGTTGGTCAACGTTTACCTGCCATTGTTATCGACAGTATCCTAATCCCCCTCTAGCATACTGGCACGTACCCTAAGGCATAACTCCACCGCCAAATTCGTCTTAGATTCGGTAGAGAAATTTTCAATCGTTTTTGAATGAGAGCTGGATATATTCTCTTCAAACCTGAAGATTTGTAGAGCTTGAAAGATTTCCTTGCCCACCTGACCCTGTAAGGTTTGAATACTGCTTATCGCATATCGATACCGACGGTCGTAGCATATGTATTTGAGAGGATTTTCTGATTCCGATTCACTGACCCGTTAAGACATGTTTTGATGGTCGGTATGTGAGTCATTTGGTTTTCTCAGTTTGCCGAGCTCGTAAGAGTGATCTTTGCTGAGAATCACCCGAATACCCCCTCGCAAAAACCACTTAAGGATTTCCTCATAGATTttctaataattttattatattaggtCAGATCCGTCTTGTGGATCTTTGTTGATCCCTTGTCCCTGCATATATGGCcgatttaaggggttacaccactgtagaatacGAAAAAATAGGCATCTTTTGGGAATTTTTCTTGACGCAATAAAGAAGTGAATCGAGATGTTGTAAAATGGGATTTATGAAACTAGTTGTAAagctcaaaaaatattttttttagagttATTTTGTCACAAGATGGCGCCTGTGGGCACTTTTTTGGAATtttcaaccttgagtttaaaactattttttttctcgattccTTATAACAACAGCAAGCGAAGTAcgaaggattttttttcttgatattttggtttttcgcgaaatggcgctctttttagtaaaaaaaaacgCATGTCATAGAAGTCGACACAAAATcgatgattaaaaaaaaatactaataaaaaagtaaaatccTGCGTACGTATCTgacgaaatcaattttgaatatgctgtaaaaatttcaaagcgatcaaAAATCGTTTGATCGTGTTGTTTCCGGCCAGTTCAGGAAATGTGGTTTCAAGAAAAACGCCGTTAAAGCTTTCGGCACGctcggggtatacataagaggcgttgcggcagaattgaaaatttgaatgcACATTTGCCAATTGGTGTCGTCTTCAATTTTTCGTGTATGATTTTCAATTCTAAAGTCCAACaaaaaatttcggttttttaaaAATGCTACGATGGTCGAACCCTTTAACTTTACTACACGTAGGCCTCATACTCCTATTCTCTCAAGGTTATAGTTCCACCatagaatttattttttcatagcATGTTTCGTTTGGTTGGTAGACAGCTTTTTTCATACGCAGTTCATAAGTTCCTTTGCAACTTTGTGGAGATCTTTGGAGTCTTTCGCATTTACCTGGATACCCTTCAAACGACGTTCTACTGGATTGCATATAGGTATCTCAATTTATCCTCTTTGGGAGCCCAAATATTTCATCAGTTCTTTTATCGGCCTTTAGATATGTCTGTCATCCGATGAGAACGGCTCTTCAAACACATACCTAACCTAAGAACTGAATTAGGCATATCAAATTCTTAAATTCAGAACCCCTTCCATGTTCAAACCCATCATGCCTGGGGATACTTCCACCCTATGATTTAGAATTCGCCTGCAATATGAATTTAGATATTAAAAAAGATTACCAGGTTCTTTCGCTGTTTTTGCATGCCGCATGATGAGCCCtcttctcacagtcacgtcgccTAGTGACAAGAAGAACATTTACTTCTAGTCATTAAGTGACGAGTTTTTGTGTCGTAGCCAATGATTGGGAGAATATGCATCGTACAATAGTTAACCAAACTTTTTAGCTCCGGCTGTGGTGGATTTCCTGTATCGTGAGCAAAATGGGTTGAAACGACAACAAACTTTTGGTGTTCTCTCTGTTGAAATTTCTACTATTGCATACACTAGGTCCCTGGAAAGAAATTAagttaatggaaaaaaaaattaatgtcgtTCGCAAAGAGCTGGGATGGTCTTGGGTGACCTTCTGTCTTTACAGTAAAGCAACCTACATCTTTGCGTTGTAAGTCCTCGAACACGATCTTCTACTGTTCATAGTTCTTGGATAAGTCTATTTCCCTTCGATTTCATCATGAAATTTTTGCTTCGGGCTGCTAAAGAACCTTTTGTATGCTGAAGGTTAATTTGAATGCATTTGATAGCATGACAGTTTTTAGATGgctttgaaatatgaaatattttgaaaattggtATAGGAATTGTTGAATGCCTCGGTTCGCGGATTTTTTGAAGATATTTTTGCTTTCCTGGATTACGGAATCACATGTTTGTCATTTAATCGTAGAACTGTTCGCTCTAGAAGTCcagtatttcaaaattatttgatTAATGCAATTCACAGCTCTTTCCATATTCCTGGACCAAAGTTTTTAGTTGGGTCTTGATTTCAGAAGTCCAATAATGCAGCTTTATGATTCATACTTATTCATTTCCATTCAGTCTAAAATCGCCGCTTGCTGCATCAGCAAGTCGTCTTTAATTCGCTCGCTTCATAGTTGCTCGCCTCCAAGCGTCCAGGGCATGAATATTGCTTGGTTCCATTTAGCTAGATCGAACTACTTCGATCGCTGCCCGCATCTCCTTCCTGTCTGATTAGCTTAGAACTTGGGGTAGACTTTGTGCAGTTCTGCTTGCTTTATCGTGGATGACGATCGGGATGTCCTGTTATCTGAATTTGCTGGAAGAAATGGtgataaaagttttcctatcgGTCACAGAGCTAAATTCGTTATGCATGAATTTTGCGTAGCACGGACTACACTTCTTCAGTTTCAAAACGACTTGTCTTGTGGTCAATATTCGTTCGTGGATTCTCTTCGGTTTACAAGATTGTCATCTGCAGAAAATTACGCATCTGCTAGCATCCAGATTCGGATGGGCTTATTCGATCGGTACTTTATGTCCGTCAATGAGCTCTATCATTTTCGGCAGTTTGGCAACTTGAAGAGATTTCCGAATTCAAAAGGTATACTGTGTCGCTTGAGCCTCGGTTTTCACGTCTTCGATTGAACCACCAGCGACAACATCCACCGATTTACCGATGAAGAATGAAACTTTATAGTTAATGGTGCAGCGTCTTCACATGTCAGCTGCAGGAACGTCGATTTGCTGGGCCTATTTATTCTGATAGTCTTCTATTGCTTGATTCTCTGGGTACACCCCTACTAGCTATTTTGAATTACACCACCAAGCGTTGGAAACTATTATGTGGCAATTGATTGAATGGCGGTGCGTCGAGGGGTACATCGCAATATCTTCCTCGTTTTGAGACAGCGCTTCAATCACAGCCTCTGGATCAATCGTTGATACTCTGATCGCCGCAATGCAAGCTGCGTATCTTTTCGCGTTGATTCGGGTGTACCTGGTTAGCACTGTTAAGCAAAATCAGTCAGTTCATGTTTCAGCGATTTGTGATTTAGGGAAACTTTGCCATGCTACTGCAAGTGGTGGATTTCCTTCAGGTGAACCACGAACTGAGGCATCATGTAGTTCGGACGACGAAGAATCATCAGAACACTCGGTTTGTCCTGATTTTGTTAAATGCGAAAACTGCCGGCAGGCTGCACGCCAAAGAGATCGCTGATAATGTATCAGCTTCTTGTAGTTGGTGCTTGTGCGACAAACCGAAACGTTGAGAGATTTAAACCGCTCACCAATGTATTGTAGTCAAATATTTCCTCTGGTACTCGTAGTTTCCGCCAACCAGATAGGTCCGGCTCATCTCAGCGCATAGTTGACAAGTTTCAATAGTGTTATTCCACGAAATGCATAAACCGCGGAACTTTGCAACGAGGAAACGCGTCGTGGTAGGATTTCTAACATCGACTAGTCTCGATTTGCGATGTAAGTGCTCTAATTGTGGAAATGGCTGCCAAGGCGTATTACTCGATTTGAAATTGATTTAGCAATAGCGGTTCTGCTATCTGCTTTATCAGCTTTGCCAGGCAGTAGACTCGAAGCCAATCTGACTGCTGACGATACAGCGGTGACGGGGTATCTACTTCCTGATGTAGGCCGTAGAACAGGCGTCTATGGATGAGGGTCTGGCCAATATTGAGTGCGGTTCGCCTATTCCACTTCGGGTGATGCGAGCTGATGGTGCGGATAAGTTCTTATTTTACTTTCGCAGTCATTTTTCACCTGTCGGAAGTGCGGATGAAAAGTCATCTTTCAGTCGAAAGTCACACCAAGGATTTAAGGCTCCTTCCGGAATGGAATTGTGGTTCCAGCCAGATTGACTGAGCTACGGAAACCGACTGGGTCTGCCCATCGACTGACAGCTTCAGTCTTGTGCGACCAATCCTTTTTCCAATAGCTATAAGTATAATATTGTCGGTGTAGACAAACACGTGTATACCTTTCGTGAGTGTGCCGAAACGGAAGTCCACCCTGAAACTTCGGTCAGTGAGGTGCTGCTTGATAAAGCAACCAAGATTCCCGCGAACACCTCATTGGTGCAGCTGGCGAAGTACCCCTTCGCGCTATACAGttgtactgcccataaaagcataagagtcccatatggattttttgtccaaaatgagttatctgttggactgtatcaccactgaaccacaatgcacaaataagattatcaggtttgtttagaaaatatcgaaaaaataccaaaacatggttgtcccattcataaggctcaatgaaaatgcaaatcttgaacagcgtttttctcggcttgcagtttttcaatatgggactcttatgcttttatgggcagtgtagGCCTTGGCGATATCTAGGATGGCGATGTCTGCATGCAAGCCGTTGGCTATGGTGTCACTATTTCACCGAGGCAGCCTAGATATTTCCTGTGCTGAGTCTCTTACGGAATGTGAACTGTCGATGGTCGAGAATATCTTGTTGCTCGAGGAGGGTCTTCAGGCGCCTGTTTACCATCCTTTCCATCGTTTTCACAATACAGGGGAGAAGATTGATGGGTCGGAAGTCATGCGAGCTCCCGGTTCCCTCGCAATTCTTCGAAATGGGAATCGTGGGTGCGGCTCTCCAGCTGTCTGGGAAGGACCCACCTCCCCATATCCTGTTGAATCCGCCTAGGAGTGCTCGCTTGCCAACCGGGGATAGCCAACGTTGTTGAGTCCGGCAGAATTGCCCTTTGCAGTACTCAGGATGGCTAGTTCCTTCCCAGAGAAAGCTTTGTTGTAACCTTGGCTAGCATCTGGTAGGAATGTTGTAGGGGTAGCTTCTATGGTCCTCTTCGTTTCGTGAAAGGCTGGTGGGAGGGAAAGAATATCAAAGTGTTGACCGATTGCGAAGGGTTCAAATGTGGTGGTACCCGTTGACCGATAAAACGAGGCCGTTTTGCCTCCTTTTGCCGCTTAGGGCATTGATCCTTCTCCACAGATCCACAGTCGACGAATCGGAGCTGATCCCGTCCAAGAAAGAAGCTCAGCTGACCTCCTTGACTTTTTCGATGGCCTGGTTCGTAAGGGGGGTAAATTCGTCGATCTCTTATCCCATACATGATGGTCAAGGGGGATATTTTTAAGAGCTCGAAGAGATTTTCGTTTATCTTCGATTGCCCTCGATACTTCTGGGTTCCACCAACAAACCGCTTGGCGACGCCGCGATGTCGAAGGAGGCACATGACTACAATCGGGAAGTGATCGCTGTTTCCATACCATCCGCAGGCTTCAGCGATGGAGCTAGATGGTTAAACCCCGAAGCGAATGTGGATCGGCACCGCAGAAAGGTGATACTGCCGTCATTTAGCGTCACAGCGTTGCTGCTGTCAATGGCATCGATGATGACATTACCGCGATGGCAACACCTTCTTGAATCGCACACTGTGTGATGGGCGTTGCAGTCGCTCATGAATAGGAACGGGGTCTGTTGATATTTCTAGCCATTACAATGAGGTCTGTGTCAAATTTCACCGACCCCGATGGCAAGTCAGTTCTGGTTCCTAAATCGACCGTCTGGTAGAGGTTTAGCTGATTGACAAGTGTAACGGCGACTACACCAAGGTGATGGATCTGTGTCGCTGTGTGTCTCTTGGATGGCAAGGCAGATGAGCGCAGAGCGGGCAATGATGCCATGGAGATTTGCTCTCAAACCGTCGATGCTCTATTGGATGGTCAGTATGCAATTTCTTCCATCGGGTTGAAGTTGGATAGGAGCTGGAGCTATTTCTGGCCGGACTGCTGCTGGATACCATTTGGATGAGTTTTCTGGAAGTAGGTAGAACAAGTGGCGACGAGTCCGCTACTCGTGTACGTTCAGAGCGTCTTTGGACTGTTGCTGGTGTTTCTGGTAAGGTACAGCAGTTGGGTTTCTGGTAAGGTACAGCAGTTGGGTTCAGGTGGGTTAAGAGGTTAAAGGGATTTACCCGGGTTACCCGTGCTGGCAACCATTCGGGTTTCATCGGATGTCTCCGGTACATGGAGAAGGAGGCTTTTTAGCTGCACAGTGAGAATGATTTGTTGTGAGCTGTTTTGAAATTGACTTTTTGTTCGGTGACTCTATCACCGCGAAGGTAGAATGCGACTTCAGTGGGGCCGGTCGGATTACGGAACTGCTAGAACTTTACCGGGAAAGCCTCTTGTTCTCCGCATCGGAAACCATCGGGGACTCATCGAGTATCTTCTGGACTTTCCGAGTCAGGGGCGACCCGGGGAAAGGGTCTTCTTTCATGTACGGTGTGCAGGTTTTATATTTGCCTAAGTAAAACCCGAGCCCGCACCGGCAGCCGCCGGGAGTAAATCGGGAGAACCCAGAACGTCCCCGGTCAGAGTCGACGCGATAAAGTTGTTTGTTTGGTTTCGTCTATTGAATGTTTCTAACTGCTGGGTCGAGTGTTGTTGGGTTTATTCAAAGATCAGGTTCAAGTAGTCAACATCCAGTCGAAGTTCTTGGCATAGCGTGTacagtagactggttcaatttttggcttttagctccaccaggcttttctgattccttttatggcccttagtaattgtgcaaattttggtaccgatcggttgtgtttacgggccctccaaaaatttcaaatttatatgGAAGtgagtttgtatggaaaatcggttaacattgaaaataaattcttaaaaaatcaccttatcAATCAAATATTCAGaatactatatatttctaaaggtattcttcaactggacacattcgtggaactttaaagaagcagcatgacttcaaaacaagtggattttattattaatcatagcaactctgtttgaatagctatatctgccatacgcgagcggtgggCGGCAAGTCTAGTAACACTGATATAACGatgtagctattcaaacagggttgctatggttactaataaaatccacttgttttgaagtcatactgcttcttttgttaataacttttctcaacgaattttcataaacttgcaatgttccccgaatgtgttcagttgaagaatacctttagaaatatatagtgttctgattaattgaatgATGAGGCGATTTTTaaagaattatttttaatgttacccgattttccatacaaacttccatataaactttgaaatttttggagggtccgtagacacaaccaatcggtaccaaaatttgcacaattactaaggaccataaaaggaatcagaaaagcctggtggagctaaaagtcaaaaattgaaccagtttaATGTACAGTGATGCTGTTGACCTAGAGGGATACCAGGGAATAGTAGAGTCTACGACCGGCTAAAGCTGTGTTATATCGGGTGTAGTTTGGGGTTGCGTTTGGTTCTAGATTTGTCAGTGCCAGTTTTCCTAGTGTCTTTCTCCTTCTGGCGGTTGGATCTTTTAAGCTCCGGTTGGTTGGACAGATCAACGGGGGCTAGTTCGATGAACTTCCCTTTTGTGGGTTTTTCCCGTAGAGGCAATGTCGTCGTAAGAAGTGTTCTCTTAGAAGTGGACAGACGGCTTTTGCTGGTCGTTTTTGTTGTTTGGCACAGTGTTTTTTTAGATGATTAATTGTCCGATCTTATCTTTTCTCTTGGGCCATGAGTTCTTTTTGAGCTGCTAACTTCTTTTGTAGATGGGCTATTACTGTACGCCGTCATCCTTCCTGTTTCCTTCGGTGATCTTGACTTAGCTGGGGCCTTGCCACCGTTTAGTTACTAGAGCTCTTGCCTCTGAGAATGTCaagtttttgattctgatctTTGCGATCTGTTGTCCTCGACAAATTTGGAGCACTTTCTGCTGCGGGTCGAGTATTCTTTTCCGCAGTTGATGCAAAGGCTAGGGTTGCTGCAGGGATTTTCTTAGATGTCTCGTGTCGTTGGCTGTATCTCAAAAGGCGACGGAGTTGGGGCATAAAAGACTGCCCTGCCCGAAGCGACCGCACTTGAAGCACATTATCGGCAGTGGATGGTACGAGTGGATACTAGTACGCAGCAGGCCGATGAACACGTTTTCCGGGAGATTCGAGACGGAGAAGGACCAGGATAACCAGTGGTGTATTGATCGGTTTATCATCAAGCATTTTTGTTGTTATACGTCGAATATTCGTAACCCCCTGAGCCTTGAGCTCTTCCAGAAGTCTGGCTTATTCAATGTTCGAAGCTGGCACAGCGTCTAAAAGGACATGAAGGCATTCTTAGAACGGATTCTAAGCACCTAGATCCTCTAGCCTCCTTCGTTGCGCTCGCTAGGTTTTCTGGGTTGATTCCTAGTACTGCCTGTGCCAATTTCATACCGAGGAAGGGATCAGCTGGAAGGCGTTGTTCGTCGTTTGTCTTGTTACGGGGTGCAGTAATGGCGTCTGTTGGACTATTACGTCCCCAGAATTCATGTAGCCAGGAAGAGATCGTCTAAGGGAGAGTCCCCCCCCCCTCATCCAGGGGAGAAGGcgtgacatttttcttgatgACCGAACTTGTGTTCACTGCCAGTTAGCCAAGCTTTAGTCGGTGGGATTCGTCAAGACACTCTCGTACAGGTTCGCTGCTTCACACGCGTACAAATAGCCGACGGTTGGTAATTTAATGGAGGCGCAAGTTTTTCACAAGATTTGAAAATACAATTTGGTGGAAACTTAATTTGAAAATTGGATTTGGTGGAAGCGTGATCGGATTTAgcgattttaaatttaaaattttggtgGTGGCGCGAGTAGTTTACTTATGAGTGCGAAATTTTTGATGTTCAATTTTCTCGCAGAAAAGCCGTAGTATGGAATATTGCTGATTTAGGTTGGGAACGGCCCTTTGGTGGGACAGAACCGCCGGGAAGCGAGTTTTGATGCACTTGTTTTTCGCACTACTGATCGGGTGAATGAACACTGTATTCGTGTGAACTATCGTCGAGGTAGCGAGATATTACGGGGGTTGGTGTCGAATAGCAGAGAAAGATCTGGGTGGCGTAGGCCGAGCACTTATTTTTCGGGTGATAACGCATCAGAGCGAAAAAAATGAATCCAACCGGTGCGATCTGTGATTTCGTTGATGATGAGTGTTGTGTCGTTAGAGATTTTTGTACATTGTTTCCTGTGGCGCGTTTTCTTGCTGCAGAACTCACACGTAGGGTCACAgcgcagcgtgatttgagatttggtaaCGCCTTCTAtttggtattgaaaattcggGTAAGAAGGAATAGGTCTCGTCACTTGCATTTTCACGACTCGAACATCGATGGAAATACCCGTGAAAAattctccaggtttcaaactcAACAGAATTCAGCGTTCCGTACCGCGATACGGATTGGTTGTAATGAAATTATTGCTTGTACGTGGGGATAGATCGTGTgtatcttgattctaacattgCCATGCTCAACAGCGTATtgcatgttatttttcataGCAAACATTCCGCCATAGCCAATGTTTTAAACGTTACAACATTACGAGTATGGTGGAATTGAATGACGACTTCTGTAAGTCTAAACTGCGTTTGAACCTTTAATAAATGTCTCACTTCACGAAAACTAGAGCGGATTGAGTGAGTACAAACCCGAAGCCAGGTTGGCTCCCGCTAAAGGCCGATCCTACGGAGGCGCTGAAAACTTGAACTACTTCATAAATTAATTGGAATAAGTCATTAAATAAGTAAAAATCAGTGAGCCATTTTCAGGTACTTTAAATTATTGGTCGAAAaa encodes:
- the LOC131685553 gene encoding non-canonical poly(A) RNA polymerase protein Trf4-1 isoform X2, which codes for MNKQHMRLIGIHGGCPWRPPTFKYGRGIIGLHEEIEQFYAHMIPTPTEHALRVQVVARIEAIVLNLWPMARVEMFGSFRTGLYLPTSDIDLVVIGRWDKLPLRTLENELINRGIAESMSVRVLDKASVPIVKLTDRETQVKVDISFNMQSGVQSAELIKDFKRKYPVLAKLVLVLKQFLLQRDLNEVFTGGISSYSLILMCISFLQLHPRANLNQTTNLGVLLLEFLELYGRKFNYMKTGISVKNGGRYIPKEELQREMIDGHRPSLLCIEDPLTPGNDIGRSSYGALQVKQAFEYAYIVLMQAVSPLNKFLNDCNRQSILGRIIRVTDEVIDYRKWIKETFESRLIAAQTIVPTILNDPLNPHIPLHLQPQQQQQQHQLQPGHQQHPQIIYTRRRNSLSSVDTSEESMDSDGDSNSVSRDISPTSINRSPELVHDMHHPNGTSGGGGGTVVVLTSHIPQQHPHEVLIEENNVINLAMAQQQALDGINENQMISYNMNNRRSASSPHQIVSGGKNAPMNIYTPRSSSERMALSGNGGAGIGANNNNNNSNQSTGGNTLVRHNSKHRRSVIGLLGHYMINPNNNVNMINLTSSSSSSSNNSKDENLHQSSVKEPKQQTPSQPLYSMSKKSAQQAVSTATSSSKRKKTISPTDKKGGPLGGGGGGSNSGSGMDSR